One Paraburkholderia kururiensis DNA window includes the following coding sequences:
- a CDS encoding autotransporter outer membrane beta-barrel domain-containing protein, with the protein MNRVFRTIWCEALATWVAVSEVASAKGKRSSGESLASVEFDDALCLTAMARDSRQATRNAQTVAARFRSKTSVAAMATAGLIGLGMVQAQAACTGSAGTYTCSGVTTINQTLSAPTLNVTADATFQSTVSAADALDLTGTSGSLTFSQATASTISGLNYGVSAINNGTGATNVATAGKITATGTALSVDAKGTSLAISQTSGTIVGTQDGIHGTNNGAGTATIDVAGAVTGTNGAAVTANNNGSSLAVTAETTSNLVARQYGILAWNNAGTATVTSSGTVTATGAASTGIGVYLVAGSGSSNATVNQTAGTITTNNVGIYLMNLGTGSGTVNLNGGAIDTSGTGGWVGVFVDNGGSAAADATLTQAAGHTINSAGVGVAVFNSGTGATNATLAGTITGGVQGGQFWAGSNATGNLNVTQAGGSISGGSFGVLAMNMGHGALAINTAGTVAGTGTTGAGLVALNVGTGKDVTLTQSGGSIAGAAYGAEITNDGVGAASVSQTAGSMTGVAGDGLYISNGASGAPAGTSMTLDMAGAVSGGQNGISVYNYGSGQTTIVSSGMITGSGTTPSSTTLFGTANNISGDGIYAFNAARAQGLSITQTAGAITGASNGIEVANAGSGATSIATSGTVTGTGGDGIYVTNSGTGALAVTQAAGVVTGGDTGLWASQRSTSGAGTSVRVAGSLTGQGSASAGRTTVAGTPLGGVGIYAGGSAGSGPAAIQVDPSGIVRGAMSGIWLDTADASSIVNAGTVQNLTGAATDAAITSTSGATTLTNTGAITGVTNLADYANTVNLKGGTVTGTVNTGNGSSTLNFTGGALAGAINMWAAGGNVSAGGGSVATAGGNVANLSGLTAANLVGTTHIDGGSGKNNTLNLSNVQYKGGSFASDNLAKGVNLMTGWSTINLANGTQWTLTDNLTLADATVNVDATSTLYGGNGVNPVIGAIAGLVTVNNAGTIDLTNGGSPASNTLSIQGNYAGQNGKLVLQTYLGDDSSATDALHVSGNTSGTTALVVHPVAGSPGAQTINGIQVVQVGGTSAAGSFTLNSPLQAGAYEYLLYQGGAGSASSWYLRSDLRRSTLVTPTAPVIPAPVAYRPAVAGYTMAPQLNVDYGFSVFGTLHERVGDIANVERMQPGNRNGVWGRIGGQSFDADAGRFSADERTFFAQFGKDWTLSQAPQGGSTHAGVTVTFGSASTNFSDRLRSINPALSSATGTGEMQAQTLGGYYTMYRADRSYSDSVVQLTHYHNRYGDIYGGSASQNGYGIGISEEVGKPFQIGDSRAAIEPQAQLMYQYVNLGGFNDAVSPVSGTVTNALRGRIGMRVFAANMENDSHSSAATPYFT; encoded by the coding sequence ATGAATAGGGTATTTCGGACGATCTGGTGTGAAGCGCTTGCGACATGGGTTGCCGTATCTGAAGTGGCTTCGGCGAAGGGGAAAAGGTCCTCGGGAGAATCGCTCGCATCCGTGGAGTTTGACGACGCGCTGTGCCTGACCGCGATGGCACGCGACAGCAGGCAGGCAACGCGCAATGCCCAAACCGTGGCGGCGCGGTTCCGGTCAAAGACTTCCGTTGCCGCAATGGCAACCGCGGGGCTGATCGGGTTGGGAATGGTGCAGGCGCAAGCCGCCTGCACGGGCTCGGCTGGCACTTACACCTGCTCGGGCGTTACCACCATCAACCAGACGCTGAGCGCTCCAACGCTGAATGTGACGGCGGATGCCACGTTCCAGAGCACGGTCAGTGCGGCCGATGCGCTGGACCTCACCGGCACGAGCGGGAGCCTGACGTTCTCCCAGGCTACTGCCAGTACGATCAGCGGCCTGAATTACGGTGTCTCTGCGATTAACAACGGCACAGGAGCCACCAACGTTGCCACCGCCGGCAAGATAACCGCCACCGGCACCGCGCTTTCTGTCGACGCTAAAGGCACGTCGCTGGCTATTTCCCAGACGTCCGGCACGATCGTGGGTACCCAGGATGGCATTCACGGGACCAACAACGGCGCCGGCACCGCCACTATCGATGTCGCCGGTGCTGTCACCGGCACCAATGGCGCGGCCGTCACTGCGAACAATAACGGTAGTTCCCTTGCTGTCACGGCGGAAACCACCAGTAATCTCGTCGCTCGTCAATACGGCATTCTGGCCTGGAATAACGCTGGCACTGCCACCGTTACCAGCAGTGGCACGGTGACGGCGACCGGTGCCGCGTCAACCGGTATCGGTGTCTACCTTGTTGCCGGTTCCGGCAGTTCCAATGCGACGGTCAACCAGACCGCCGGGACAATCACCACAAACAACGTCGGCATTTATCTCATGAACCTCGGCACGGGGAGCGGCACCGTCAATCTCAACGGCGGCGCCATTGACACCTCCGGGACCGGCGGTTGGGTGGGGGTCTTTGTCGACAACGGCGGCAGCGCGGCGGCCGACGCTACGCTGACCCAGGCCGCCGGCCACACGATCAACAGCGCTGGGGTTGGTGTTGCAGTCTTCAACAGTGGGACTGGCGCGACCAACGCCACTCTCGCGGGCACGATTACTGGGGGCGTGCAAGGAGGGCAGTTTTGGGCCGGATCCAACGCCACTGGTAATCTGAACGTTACCCAGGCCGGTGGCTCGATCAGTGGCGGCAGCTTTGGGGTCCTGGCCATGAACATGGGACACGGCGCGCTCGCCATCAACACGGCGGGTACGGTCGCGGGGACGGGAACGACCGGTGCCGGTCTCGTGGCATTGAACGTGGGCACCGGCAAAGACGTGACGCTCACCCAGAGCGGCGGCAGCATTGCCGGCGCCGCCTACGGCGCGGAGATCACCAACGATGGTGTGGGCGCTGCCAGCGTGTCGCAGACAGCAGGCAGTATGACCGGCGTCGCCGGTGACGGCCTCTACATCTCCAACGGTGCGAGCGGCGCCCCGGCCGGCACGAGTATGACGCTCGACATGGCCGGCGCGGTCAGCGGCGGCCAGAACGGCATCAGCGTCTACAACTACGGCAGCGGCCAGACCACCATCGTTTCCAGTGGCATGATCACGGGCAGCGGCACGACTCCGTCCAGCACAACGTTATTCGGCACCGCTAACAACATCAGTGGTGACGGCATCTATGCCTTCAACGCCGCCAGGGCTCAAGGGCTGAGTATCACGCAGACGGCAGGCGCCATCACCGGCGCCAGCAACGGCATCGAGGTGGCCAACGCAGGAAGCGGCGCCACTTCCATCGCCACGTCCGGCACGGTGACCGGGACGGGCGGCGACGGCATCTACGTCACGAACTCCGGCACCGGGGCCCTTGCGGTCACCCAGGCGGCCGGCGTCGTCACCGGCGGCGACACGGGTCTGTGGGCCAGTCAACGTTCAACGTCGGGTGCCGGTACCTCGGTCCGGGTTGCGGGCAGCCTGACCGGTCAGGGTTCGGCGAGTGCAGGCAGGACCACCGTTGCAGGGACTCCGCTGGGCGGCGTCGGCATTTATGCGGGCGGCTCCGCCGGCAGCGGCCCGGCAGCCATTCAGGTCGACCCGTCCGGTATTGTGCGCGGCGCGATGTCCGGCATCTGGCTCGATACGGCGGACGCCAGTTCGATCGTCAATGCCGGTACGGTCCAGAACCTCACCGGCGCGGCCACGGACGCGGCGATCACCTCGACCTCTGGCGCGACAACGCTCACCAATACCGGCGCGATCACCGGCGTCACGAATCTTGCCGACTATGCCAACACCGTGAACCTCAAGGGCGGTACGGTCACGGGAACCGTTAACACAGGCAATGGCTCGAGCACGCTGAATTTCACCGGCGGCGCGCTTGCCGGCGCGATCAACATGTGGGCGGCCGGTGGCAACGTTAGCGCCGGCGGGGGCAGCGTCGCCACCGCCGGCGGCAATGTCGCCAACCTGAGCGGGCTCACCGCCGCGAACCTGGTGGGCACCACGCATATCGACGGAGGTTCAGGCAAGAACAACACGCTAAACCTCAGCAACGTCCAGTACAAGGGCGGATCCTTCGCCAGCGACAACCTTGCGAAGGGCGTCAATCTGATGACGGGTTGGAGCACCATCAACCTGGCTAACGGCACGCAGTGGACGCTGACGGATAACCTCACTCTGGCCGACGCCACCGTGAACGTCGACGCAACTTCGACACTTTATGGCGGCAATGGCGTCAATCCGGTCATCGGTGCGATCGCGGGTCTCGTGACGGTCAACAACGCCGGGACTATCGACCTCACCAACGGCGGCTCGCCGGCATCGAACACCCTCAGCATTCAGGGCAATTATGCTGGCCAGAATGGCAAGCTTGTGCTCCAGACCTACCTGGGCGACGACAGCTCGGCGACTGACGCCCTGCACGTCAGCGGCAACACCAGCGGCACCACGGCGCTGGTCGTGCATCCGGTAGCCGGTAGCCCCGGCGCGCAGACGATCAATGGCATCCAGGTCGTCCAGGTGGGGGGCACGTCGGCCGCGGGCAGCTTTACGCTCAACAGTCCGCTTCAGGCCGGCGCCTACGAATATCTGCTGTACCAAGGGGGGGCAGGTAGCGCTTCGAGCTGGTATCTGCGCTCCGACCTTCGGCGCAGTACGCTGGTGACACCCACGGCGCCTGTGATTCCGGCACCAGTAGCCTACCGGCCCGCCGTCGCCGGTTACACCATGGCACCCCAGCTCAACGTCGACTATGGATTTTCCGTGTTCGGCACGCTTCACGAACGGGTGGGAGACATTGCCAATGTCGAGCGGATGCAACCGGGCAATCGCAATGGCGTCTGGGGACGAATTGGCGGTCAGTCATTCGATGCGGACGCGGGCCGCTTCTCGGCGGACGAGCGAACTTTCTTCGCGCAGTTCGGCAAGGACTGGACCCTGTCGCAGGCACCGCAGGGCGGCAGCACCCACGCTGGGGTAACCGTTACGTTCGGCTCGGCGTCCACGAATTTTTCCGACAGGCTTCGCAGCATCAATCCCGCGCTTTCGAGCGCAACGGGTACCGGCGAAATGCAGGCGCAGACGCTGGGCGGCTACTACACGATGTATCGGGCGGATCGCAGCTATTCGGACAGTGTCGTGCAGTTAACGCACTACCACAACCGTTACGGCGATATCTATGGAGGAAGCGCGAGCCAGAACGGCTATGGAATAGGTATCTCGGAAGAGGTGGGCAAGCCATTCCAGATTGGCGACTCGCGTGCGGCGATCGAACCTCAGGCGCAGCTGATGTACCAGTATGTCAATCTGGGCGGGTTTAACGACGCGGTCTCGCCTGTGTCGGGGACCGTGACGAATGCGCTACGCGGCCGCATCGGGATGCGGGTATTCGCGGCCAACATGGAAAACGACTCGCACAGCAGCGCCGCGACGCCGTACTTCACTTGA
- a CDS encoding response regulator transcription factor, which translates to MKILVLEDDDAHAELIGAALTSAGHQVEIVNNGRLAVRRLESATADLLVLDWSVPDLSGLDVLVWARSRIGADIPILMLTSRGREDDVAKALEAGADDYMVKPVRSRELAARVGALLRRTYSNVRRDAIRIEFGDYVIDIRDRTVTVSGQLQTLTPREFDLASLLFRHPGRIFPRDELCKAVWGKDVRSDSRTLDTHIYRLRQKLDLSPRHGVRLRSVYQHGYCLEEAIADEAREAVPEAEHPDIFP; encoded by the coding sequence ATGAAAATACTTGTGCTGGAAGACGACGATGCCCATGCGGAACTCATCGGAGCGGCACTGACGAGCGCCGGTCACCAGGTCGAAATCGTAAATAACGGTCGGCTCGCGGTACGCCGTCTGGAGAGCGCCACGGCAGATCTGCTGGTGCTCGACTGGTCTGTGCCTGACCTTTCGGGGCTTGATGTGCTGGTCTGGGCACGATCACGCATCGGCGCTGATATCCCGATTTTGATGTTGACTTCTCGCGGTCGGGAAGACGACGTGGCGAAGGCGCTTGAAGCTGGCGCGGACGATTACATGGTGAAACCCGTGCGCAGCCGTGAACTTGCGGCGCGCGTCGGGGCACTGCTGCGCCGCACGTATTCAAACGTAAGACGAGATGCCATTCGCATTGAATTTGGCGATTATGTAATAGACATTCGCGACAGGACGGTTACCGTGAGCGGACAACTGCAAACGCTGACGCCTCGGGAGTTCGACCTTGCCAGTCTTCTGTTCCGGCATCCCGGGCGAATTTTCCCTCGTGACGAACTATGCAAGGCCGTGTGGGGAAAAGATGTGCGGTCGGATTCCCGCACATTGGACACTCATATATACCGCCTGCGCCAGAAACTCGATCTGTCGCCGAGACATGGCGTGCGGCTGCGTTCCGTGTATCAGCACGGCTACTGCCTTGAGGAGGCGATCGCTGACGAAGCCCGAGAGGCCGTGCCGGAGGCTGAACACCCAGATATCTTCCCTTAA
- a CDS encoding SphA family protein, translating into MDSFTWINHVAYTSPWHLAGGTLGFNVILPLTWLHGRFDQPGAALSGGGTALGDVTFGSQLQYAPIVGASGQPIFVQRFEFDVIAPTGQYKHNADLNQSSGYFSLNPYWAASLFPLPKIEISWRLHYLYNFKNHDPAASYPLAFEGQPVSDTQAGQAAWINFTTSYALTPSLHVGVNGYFFRQLADNRINGTSVAGREQVLGIGPGLFWQMSRTRALWLNAYTEAAVRNRTRNSLILQAQIATSF; encoded by the coding sequence ATCGATTCCTTCACGTGGATCAATCACGTGGCGTACACGTCCCCGTGGCACCTGGCCGGCGGAACGTTGGGCTTCAACGTGATCTTGCCGCTCACCTGGCTGCATGGCCGTTTCGACCAGCCGGGCGCCGCGCTGTCGGGCGGAGGCACGGCGCTCGGAGACGTGACCTTCGGGTCGCAGCTTCAGTACGCGCCAATCGTGGGCGCGTCTGGCCAACCCATATTCGTGCAGCGCTTCGAGTTCGACGTCATTGCGCCAACGGGGCAGTACAAGCACAACGCGGACCTCAACCAGAGTTCCGGTTACTTCTCGTTGAACCCGTACTGGGCGGCCTCGCTGTTTCCGCTTCCGAAGATCGAAATCAGCTGGCGACTGCATTACCTGTACAACTTCAAGAACCATGATCCGGCTGCGAGCTATCCGCTCGCATTCGAGGGTCAGCCCGTCAGCGACACTCAAGCCGGCCAGGCGGCCTGGATCAACTTCACGACCTCGTATGCGCTCACGCCTTCATTGCATGTGGGCGTGAATGGCTACTTTTTCCGCCAGCTTGCGGACAACCGCATCAACGGTACGTCCGTGGCCGGCCGTGAACAGGTGCTCGGCATCGGTCCCGGACTCTTCTGGCAGATGAGTCGAACGCGCGCACTGTGGCTCAACGCATACACGGAAGCCGCAGTGCGTAACCGCACGCGCAACAGCCTCATCCTTCAGGCTCAGATCGCCACGTCGTTCTGA
- a CDS encoding ATP-binding protein, producing the protein MKLADFIEADLDGLIDAWAEYAEAISQEDTLLSESQLRNSAAEILTAIAADMRTAQNAAQQEAKSRGDDRAPQSEFNRVAHRHAEDRLAHGFGINDVVAEFRALRATVLRHWHTTSPEGAGAFQEMIRFNEAIDQVLAESVWHYATRTERSRDLFTGVLAHDLRSPLAAILNAGEVLLRDNGLSSSSVRAVAFVQRSATRMKQMIDDLLIFTRGRLGDTLPVSFASQDIGRICSDAADEVRASYPDATIDVHLAGDLRGRWDGTRIGQLMVNLLTNAARYGSGGIVVEADGREGHVTIVVSNEGNPIPEKALPTLFDPLTRANSPQRSGSAAGIGLGLYICRCIVRAHEGTIAVASSERGTRFTVHMPCLPSLSD; encoded by the coding sequence ATGAAACTTGCAGACTTCATTGAGGCCGACCTTGACGGTTTGATCGATGCCTGGGCGGAATACGCCGAGGCCATCAGTCAGGAGGACACGCTTCTTTCCGAAAGCCAGTTACGAAATTCGGCTGCCGAGATCCTGACGGCCATTGCGGCGGACATGCGAACCGCCCAGAACGCGGCACAACAGGAAGCCAAATCTCGTGGCGACGATCGCGCCCCGCAATCGGAGTTCAACCGCGTTGCGCACCGTCACGCGGAGGACCGCCTGGCGCATGGCTTCGGCATCAACGACGTGGTGGCGGAATTCCGCGCCCTGCGCGCCACGGTCCTGCGCCACTGGCACACGACCTCGCCGGAAGGGGCGGGGGCGTTTCAGGAAATGATCCGGTTCAATGAAGCGATCGACCAGGTCCTGGCCGAGTCGGTGTGGCACTACGCGACCCGCACTGAACGCAGCCGGGACCTATTTACCGGCGTGCTGGCCCACGATCTGCGCTCGCCACTGGCGGCCATACTGAATGCGGGCGAAGTGCTGCTGCGTGACAACGGCCTGTCTTCCAGCAGCGTACGGGCGGTTGCGTTCGTCCAGCGCAGCGCAACGCGCATGAAGCAGATGATCGACGATCTGCTGATTTTCACCCGCGGGCGGCTGGGCGACACACTGCCGGTCAGTTTTGCGTCGCAGGATATTGGGCGTATCTGTAGCGACGCCGCGGACGAAGTGCGGGCGTCGTACCCGGATGCCACCATCGACGTGCATCTTGCTGGCGATCTGCGGGGAAGATGGGATGGCACCAGGATCGGCCAGTTGATGGTCAATCTGCTGACGAACGCGGCCCGCTATGGTTCTGGCGGGATAGTTGTTGAAGCCGATGGCCGCGAGGGGCACGTGACCATTGTCGTTTCCAACGAAGGCAATCCGATCCCGGAGAAAGCGCTTCCCACATTGTTCGATCCTCTCACGAGGGCGAATTCGCCTCAGCGGAGCGGGAGCGCTGCGGGCATTGGACTCGGCCTCTATATCTGCCGCTGCATTGTCAGGGCACATGAGGGAACCATAGCCGTTGCCTCATCAGAACGCGGAACCCGTTTTACGGTGCACATGCCGTGCTTGCCTTCGCTTTCCGATTGA
- a CDS encoding DUF2827 family protein, which yields MKLNVAITMNVQRDATQSIWYNGANQHCVYLYMLLKHSPLIGEVWLAHDDGITEYPQALMMDAFGDALRPLSAIIHDTDLLIEMNAFVDSSHTDAVRRRGGKCVSYRFGNDYVIAVETITFEKNNWRPNPHRVQFDEIWTNPQHMHTCAAYFQAVYRAPVIELPHIWSPYFIERSLDADPELKARFGYRNHGPAKRIAFFEPNLNVVKSSIVPMLAANACYVEHPELVEHVYMTNTFDKKENVAFKHLALGLEMVRDGKATADVRAPFVAWAAHHTDIVVSHQWENGLNYLLYDALYGNYPLVHNSPFLRDVGYYYPDFEIFDAARAIATAAQTHDARLVDYSAAARRCLQQVDTLAGHNVRTYSEQIQRLFAGRVLG from the coding sequence ATGAAACTCAACGTCGCGATTACGATGAACGTGCAGCGCGACGCGACGCAGTCGATCTGGTACAACGGCGCCAACCAGCATTGTGTGTACCTGTACATGCTGCTGAAGCATTCGCCGCTGATCGGCGAGGTCTGGCTCGCGCACGACGACGGCATCACCGAATACCCGCAAGCGCTCATGATGGACGCATTCGGTGACGCACTGCGGCCGCTGTCGGCGATCATCCACGACACCGACCTGCTCATCGAGATGAACGCGTTCGTCGACTCGTCGCACACCGACGCCGTACGCCGGCGCGGTGGCAAGTGCGTGTCGTACCGCTTCGGCAACGACTACGTGATCGCAGTCGAGACGATCACCTTCGAGAAAAACAACTGGCGGCCGAACCCGCACCGCGTGCAGTTCGACGAGATCTGGACCAATCCGCAGCACATGCACACGTGCGCGGCCTATTTCCAAGCCGTGTATCGCGCGCCGGTGATCGAGCTGCCGCACATCTGGTCGCCGTACTTCATCGAACGTAGCCTCGACGCCGATCCCGAGCTGAAGGCGCGCTTCGGTTACCGCAATCACGGACCCGCCAAGCGCATCGCGTTCTTCGAGCCGAACCTGAACGTCGTGAAGAGTTCGATCGTGCCGATGCTCGCGGCGAACGCGTGTTATGTCGAGCATCCCGAACTGGTTGAACACGTGTACATGACCAACACGTTCGACAAGAAGGAAAACGTCGCTTTCAAGCACCTGGCGCTCGGGCTCGAGATGGTGCGCGACGGCAAGGCGACGGCCGACGTGCGCGCGCCGTTCGTCGCGTGGGCCGCGCATCACACCGACATCGTCGTGTCGCACCAGTGGGAAAACGGTCTGAACTACCTGCTGTATGACGCGCTGTACGGCAACTACCCGCTCGTGCACAACTCGCCGTTCCTGCGCGACGTCGGCTATTACTATCCGGACTTCGAAATCTTCGACGCGGCGCGCGCGATCGCGACCGCCGCGCAGACGCACGATGCGCGGCTCGTTGATTACTCGGCAGCGGCCCGCCGCTGTTTGCAGCAAGTCGATACGCTCGCCGGGCACAACGTGCGCACGTATTCGGAGCAGATCCAGCGCCTCTTCGCCGGACGTGTGCTCGGCTGA
- a CDS encoding DUF4019 domain-containing protein, which translates to MNAHPNLSRAKWLIGCAAASIAISAHAQSGGESADVLLRDADAVFKQLDAGQYGAVWANSAAFVKARIKQDQFTADMQRSRQSVGTVRYRGWAQITRIRYTNAVGMPDGLYANLDYATTLATGATVYEKLSFRLEDDGLWHLTGYVPRQSQNYAP; encoded by the coding sequence ATGAACGCACACCCCAACCTCTCCCGCGCGAAATGGCTGATCGGCTGCGCCGCCGCTTCGATTGCGATCAGCGCACACGCTCAATCCGGCGGCGAATCGGCGGACGTACTGCTGCGCGACGCCGACGCGGTCTTCAAGCAACTCGATGCCGGCCAGTACGGCGCGGTGTGGGCGAATTCCGCTGCATTCGTGAAGGCGCGCATCAAGCAGGATCAGTTCACCGCAGATATGCAGCGCTCGCGCCAGTCGGTGGGCACGGTCCGCTATCGCGGCTGGGCACAGATCACGCGGATCCGCTACACGAACGCCGTAGGGATGCCCGACGGACTCTACGCCAACCTCGACTATGCGACGACGCTCGCGACCGGCGCGACCGTGTACGAGAAGCTGAGCTTTCGCCTCGAAGACGATGGCCTCTGGCATCTGACCGGCTACGTGCCGCGCCAGTCGCAGAACTACGCGCCGTAA
- a CDS encoding DUF2827 domain-containing protein — MELTVMSGLRIGITIGLHHPAETLWNNGIKQNAAFLAEALRHCPQVASVVLVNTTDIPVTSALPWNLERFPTVAFEAAKDAVDVMIELGGQLDPARTDHLKQRGARLVSYCCGFEYIHAMESVLFRKPMWGANLFINQRYDDIWIIPQVDNISRSYFEVLRRLHGRVVPFVWSPMFLDERVKTLPNGGVYQPHAGAKRLTVMEPNINVVKFCLYPALIAEMTYRARPDSVALLQVTNAEQIARESMEFVALMNQLDIVRNHKAVFLGRHETPVFLAEQTDIVISHQLENPLNYFYLEVCWQGYPLVHNATLCPDLGYYYHANDVDDGARRVIEVIETHDAHASWYREQQRTLIARYLPDDRQLVATYGALLDDLLRRPIR; from the coding sequence ATGGAGCTCACAGTCATGAGCGGGCTGCGTATCGGTATCACGATCGGCCTGCACCATCCGGCCGAGACTCTCTGGAACAACGGTATCAAGCAAAACGCCGCATTTCTCGCAGAGGCGTTGCGGCATTGCCCGCAAGTGGCGAGCGTCGTTCTGGTCAATACGACCGATATTCCGGTGACTTCGGCGCTGCCGTGGAATCTCGAACGCTTTCCGACCGTCGCGTTCGAGGCGGCAAAAGACGCTGTCGATGTGATGATCGAACTCGGCGGTCAGCTTGATCCGGCTCGGACGGACCATCTGAAACAACGGGGCGCGCGGCTCGTTTCCTACTGCTGCGGTTTCGAGTACATCCACGCGATGGAGTCGGTTCTGTTTCGCAAGCCGATGTGGGGCGCGAATCTGTTCATTAACCAGCGCTACGACGACATCTGGATCATTCCCCAGGTCGACAACATCAGCCGGTCGTATTTCGAGGTGCTGCGGCGTTTGCACGGACGCGTGGTGCCCTTCGTCTGGAGCCCGATGTTTCTCGATGAGCGCGTGAAGACGCTGCCGAACGGCGGCGTCTATCAGCCTCACGCTGGCGCGAAGCGCTTGACCGTCATGGAGCCGAACATCAATGTGGTGAAGTTCTGCCTCTATCCGGCGCTGATTGCCGAAATGACGTACCGTGCGCGTCCCGACAGCGTCGCATTGCTGCAGGTCACGAATGCAGAGCAGATCGCGCGCGAAAGCATGGAATTCGTCGCGCTGATGAACCAGCTCGACATCGTGCGTAACCACAAGGCGGTGTTCCTTGGACGCCATGAAACGCCGGTGTTTCTGGCCGAGCAGACCGATATCGTCATATCGCACCAGCTCGAGAATCCGCTCAACTATTTCTATCTCGAGGTGTGCTGGCAGGGTTACCCGCTGGTGCACAACGCAACGCTGTGTCCGGACCTGGGCTACTACTACCATGCCAACGACGTCGACGACGGTGCGCGACGTGTGATCGAAGTGATCGAGACGCACGACGCGCACGCCTCCTGGTACCGCGAGCAGCAACGTACGCTGATTGCGCGCTATCTGCCGGACGATCGGCAATTGGTGGCGACGTATGGCGCGCTGCTCGACGATCTCTTGAGGCGGCCGATACGCTGA